The Bacteroidota bacterium genome segment ATTGAAAGAAGAAAACAACAAACAACTGCGCACCATCATGGAAGAGGCAGTTGCCGACAAAAATGTAAAAGCAGGCTCGATAAAACAGAAAATCGCTGATTTTTATGCTTCGGGAATGGACTCTGCAGCTATTGAAAAATCAGGCATCAAATCACTCCAACCCGAACTTGATAAAGTTGAAGGGCTGAAAACACCCGCTGATATGATCAAGCTGCTGGCGTTCTTCCACACTTCAGGTATCACACCCATGTTTTATTTTGGATCAGGACAGGATGACAAAAACAGCACGCAGATTATCGCACAGCTATATCAGGGCGGACTTGGTTTGCCCGATAGAGATTATTATTTGTCAACGGATGATCGTTCGAAAGAGATACGCAAAGAATACGTACTCCACATTGCACGCACATTTGAACTGGCAGGTACCGCTAAAGATCAGGCAGCAAAAGATGCTGAAATTATCATGAATATTGAAACACAGCTCGCGAAAGCCTCTTCAACACGTCTTGAACTTCGCGACCCGGTTAAAAATTACAATAAAAATGACCTCGCCGGATTGAAGAAGATTGCACCCCAGTTCGACTGGGAACTTTATTTTTCAACGCTCGGTCTTAAAGCCACCAATGAAATCAATGTCGGCCAGCCTAAGTTCTTCGCTGAAATGGCAAAAATGACAGCTACTGTGCCCATGAATGAATGGAAAATCTATTTTAAATGGCATCTGCTGCACGAAGCTTCGCCATTTTTAACAGCAGCTTTCGAGAAAGAACAGTTCTCATTTTACAGCGTTGTACTTTCAGGTATCAAAGAAATGAAGCCCCGCTGGAAAAGAGTTCTGAACATGACCAGTGGTTCGCTTGGTGAAGCTGTCGGACAACTTTATGTTGAAAAATATTTTCCTGCTGAAGCAAAAGCACGGATGCTGGAACTTGTAAATAATCTTAAAGACGCACTGAAAAGCAGGATAGAAAAGCTTACCTGGATGGGCGATGCCACGAAAAAACAGGCGCTGGAGAAACTTGCAAAAATGAATATCAAGGTGGGTTATCCCGATAAATGGATTGATTATTCTTCAGTTACCATTACGAAAGATTCCTATTATCAGAATATCATGACCACATCGCGTTTTGAATTCACACGCGATATCAATAAAATCGGAAAGCCTGTTGACCGCACCGAATGGGGCATGACACCGCAAACCGTAAATGCATACTACAGCCCGAA includes the following:
- a CDS encoding M13 family metallopeptidase — encoded protein: MKKHFLKFNLLLLTCLTMLGMTNSCKNKNMTKEPPAINIANLDTTVKPGDDFFKYANGNWMKNNPIPAEYSIYGSFEVLKEENNKQLRTIMEEAVADKNVKAGSIKQKIADFYASGMDSAAIEKSGIKSLQPELDKVEGLKTPADMIKLLAFFHTSGITPMFYFGSGQDDKNSTQIIAQLYQGGLGLPDRDYYLSTDDRSKEIRKEYVLHIARTFELAGTAKDQAAKDAEIIMNIETQLAKASSTRLELRDPVKNYNKNDLAGLKKIAPQFDWELYFSTLGLKATNEINVGQPKFFAEMAKMTATVPMNEWKIYFKWHLLHEASPFLTAAFEKEQFSFYSVVLSGIKEMKPRWKRVLNMTSGSLGEAVGQLYVEKYFPAEAKARMLELVNNLKDALKSRIEKLTWMGDATKKQALEKLAKMNIKVGYPDKWIDYSSVTITKDSYYQNIMTTSRFEFTRDINKIGKPVDRTEWGMTPQTVNAYYSPNMNEIVFPAAILQPPFFFLKGDDAVNYGAIGVVIGHEMTHGFDDQGRLYDKDGNLRDWWTKEDAVNFEKQTQVLIDQFDSYKMLDSLHVDGKLTIGENIADMGGLTVAYVALQKAMQGKDATAKIDGFTSDQRFFLAYAQVWRGNTRDKELMRRLKEDVHSPKEARVNGQVYNIPAFYKAFDIKQSDKRYKAEKDRPVIW